TCCAGCCATCCGGAACTGGCCGGCGTGGTCAGCGTGGGCTATCTGGTGGTCTCCCTGCTGATCCTCATGGTCGGCCGCAACGATCGCTGGCTGCGCCGCACCGTGGTCACCAGCCTGCTCATCGACATCGTCGCCACCGTGCTGCTGGCCCATGCCCTGCCCGGCGCCAGCGCCGGCCTGTCCATGGCCTTGCTGTTCAACATCGCCGCCGCCGCCACCCTGCTGCCGCTGTCCTGGGGCATGGGACTGGCCTTCATTGCCGGTGCGGCCACCGCCGGCGGCTACGTCTGGAACCTGCTGGAAACCGGCGAGCCCACCCGCACCTTGGCCGAGCTGGCCATGTTCATCACCAGCTTCCTGGCCCTGGCCTTCGTCAGCTACCAGGTGGGCAACCGCGCCCGCCGCAACCAGCAGCTGGCCAACCAGCGCGGCGACGAAGTGGCCAACCTGTTCCAGATCAACGAGCTGATCATCCGCCGCATGCGCACCGGCGTGCTGGTGGTGGACGCGGCCAACCGCATCACCCTGGCCAACGAAGCGGCCTCCACCCTGATTGGCGACAACGAAGGCAACAGCGGCACCGGCCAGCTCGAGCTGGGCAGCGCCGCCCCCGACCTCAGCCGCCGCCTGCAGCGCTGGCGCAACGGCTGGAGCAACGAAGAAACCCCGCTGCAGCTCTCGCCCGACCAGCCCGAAGTGCAGCCCCGCTTCGCCCGCCTGCTGGCCGGCAGCGACCTCACCATCATCTTCCTGGACGACTCCAGCGTGGTCTCGCGGCGCGCCGAGTCGCTCACCCTCTCGGCCATGGGCCGGTTCTCGGCCAGCCTGGCCCATGAGATCCGCAACCCGCTGGCCGCGATCAACTACGCCGCCCAGCTGCTGGAAGAGTCCACCGCCATCGGCGACACCGACCGCCGCCTGCTGCAGATCATCCACCAGCAGTGCCAGCGCACCAACGGCATCGTCGAAAGCGTGCTCGGCCTGGCCCGGCGCGAGCGGGCCAACCCGGAAAACCTGGACCTGGCCGCCTTCGTGCGCCGCTTCGTACTGGAGTACAAGCAGAGCCTGACCCTGGAAACGGACAGCATCGAACCGATCATCAACGAATCGTCCGTGCATGGCCTGGTCGACCCGCGCCACCTGCACCAGATCCTCACCGTGCTGGTCCACAACGCCCTCAAGTACGGCCGCACCGGCCAGGATCCGGCCCGGGTGCGCCTGCGCGTGGCCCGCCAGGACCGCTCGGCGGTGATCGACGTGATGGACCGCGGCCCGGGCATTCCTGAAAGCGTGGCCCAGCAGCTGTTCCGGCCGTTCTTCACCACCTCCGAACACGGCACCGGGCTGGGCCTCTACATCGCGCGCGAACTGTGCCGCGCCAACCAGGCCAGCCTGGAATATGTGTCCGTCCCGGCCGGCGGCGCGTGCTTCCGGC
This portion of the Stenotrophomonas aracearum genome encodes:
- a CDS encoding sensor histidine kinase, which gives rise to MSPSASLIDRIESLPKRELYFFALYRVLIAAVIAALLFSPLSGLVGESSHPELAGVVSVGYLVVSLLILMVGRNDRWLRRTVVTSLLIDIVATVLLAHALPGASAGLSMALLFNIAAAATLLPLSWGMGLAFIAGAATAGGYVWNLLETGEPTRTLAELAMFITSFLALAFVSYQVGNRARRNQQLANQRGDEVANLFQINELIIRRMRTGVLVVDAANRITLANEAASTLIGDNEGNSGTGQLELGSAAPDLSRRLQRWRNGWSNEETPLQLSPDQPEVQPRFARLLAGSDLTIIFLDDSSVVSRRAESLTLSAMGRFSASLAHEIRNPLAAINYAAQLLEESTAIGDTDRRLLQIIHQQCQRTNGIVESVLGLARRERANPENLDLAAFVRRFVLEYKQSLTLETDSIEPIINESSVHGLVDPRHLHQILTVLVHNALKYGRTGQDPARVRLRVARQDRSAVIDVMDRGPGIPESVAQQLFRPFFTTSEHGTGLGLYIARELCRANQASLEYVSVPAGGACFRLVLLGPHTMLPQ